One window of Alosa sapidissima isolate fAloSap1 chromosome 21, fAloSap1.pri, whole genome shotgun sequence genomic DNA carries:
- the sp4 gene encoding transcription factor Sp4, whose protein sequence is MSDLKKEAMATDGGKSGGGDKGKTSGSQDAQPSPLALLAATCSKIGGVTGEGQAGVPQQIIIDPSQGLMQLQNPTQQLELVPAQFTGNGWQIITASAPTTVTKDSLTQAGVTFATATSSDGASGRKLKVIGANSVPAGQQQLQQQQQQQFQIIQVQNMPNSTGGIQYQVIPHIQTADGQQIQINPTSATSLSVQPEQIQLISAGNNQAILATPQRTGGANLVTQNLANQIPLQIRPSFPLQLQTIQGAQTPMVTTVPINIGGMTLALPVINNMAGGGATVQLVQSADGSISNGGLISVCSGAPESSGIVTTTTTTAAAATDVTAVDCTTLTSGAPMLSDGDGAEKDAQQTQQAEADSQNPPTSSIAGVVQVQTNGLQPAAGQDQTGQQQQIQQQIQQFHIVGHPVLQQIQIQQPQQQQQLVPGSIQLQPGQTLQPVQQNLQLQAFQNPTAQVLIRAPTLSPTGQIQWQTVQVQNAAMPQQLTLAPVSSGGNPTAGGGATFTQITPLALGGTPITLNAAQLASGTGVQTVNIAGLGAAGVQVQGVPLTITGVQGQQQGQEGVKGQPASVTVTVGNIGSTALSAVSPEQMGQVQSPSDQEGQPSKRLRRVACSCPNCRDGEGRNNSDPSKKKQHVCHMEGCGKVYGKTSHLRAHLRWHTGERPFVCNWIFCGKRFTRSDELQRHRRTHTGEKRFECPECSKRFMRSDHLSKHIKTHQNKKGGAALAIITTEDMEDTGDDEVLGSPRMVTVASLSQDSNPATPTTSNNMEEEFE, encoded by the exons ATGAGTG ATCTGAAGAAGGAAGCTATGGCAACAGATGGAGGCAAATCAGGAGGAGGTGACAAGGGCAAAACTTCAGGATCACAG gaCGCGCAGCCATCTCCACTCGCGCTGCTAGCGGCCACATGCAGTAAGATAGGGGGCGTGACCGGAGAGGGTCAGGCGGGAGTACCGCAGCAGATCATCATTGACCCGAGCCAGGGCCTCATGCAGCTTCAGAACCCGACACAACAACTGGAGCTCGTTCCAGCGCAATTCACCGGCAATGGCTGGCAGATTATCACCGCGTCCGCTCCCACCACTGTTACCAAGGACAGCCTGACGCAAGCTGGGGTGACTTTCGCCACAGCTACGTCCAGCGACGGTGCCTCTGGACGCAAACTTAAGGTGATTGGCGCTAACAGTGTGCCTGCTGGAcaacagcagctgcagcagcagcagcaacagcagtttCAGATCATCCAGGTCCAAAACATGCCCAATTCCACAGGCGGCATCCAGTACCAGGTAATACCGCACATCCAGACTGCGGACGGCCAGCAGATCCAAATAAATCCCACCAGTGCCACATCATTAAGCGTACAGCCCGAGCAAATACAGCTGATCTCGGCCGGCAACAACCAGGCAATCCTAGCCACGCCTCAGCGGACAGGCGGCGCCAACCTTGTCACCCAGAACCTAGCCAATCAGATCCCCCTGCAGATTcgtccctccttccctctccaacTGCAGACTATCCAAGGTGCCCAGACCCCTATGGTGACTACGGTGCCCATAAACATCGGCGGCATGACCCTCGCCCTGCCCGTCATCAACAACATGGCAGGGGGCGGGGCCACCGTCCAGCTGGTGCAGTCCGCCGACGGCAGCATCTCCAACGGCGGCTTGATCTCCGTGTGCAGCGGCGCGCCGGAATCTTCCGGCatcgtcaccaccaccaccaccactgccgccGCCGCGACCGACGTGACCGCTGTGGACTGCACCACGCTGACCAGCGGAGCCCCAATGCTGTCGGACGGCGACGGTGCCGAGAAGGACGCGCAGCAGACCCAGCAGGCCGAAGCGGACAGTCAGAACCCCCCCACCAGCAGCATCGCCGGCGTGGTCCAGGTCCAGACCAACGGCCTCCAGCCAGCAGCGGGCCAGGACCAGACGggtcagcagcagcagatcCAGCAGCAGATCCAGCAGTTCCACATCGTGGGCCACCCGGTCCTGCAGCAAATCCAGATCCAgcagccccagcagcagcagcagctggtaCCGGGCTCCATCCAGCTGCAGCCGGGCCAGACCCTACAGCCGGTCCAGCAGAACCTGCAGCTGCAGGCCTTCCAGAACCCCACGGcgcag GTTCTGATCCGGGCGCCCACACTCTCGCCCACCGGGCAGATCCAGTGGCAGACGGTGCAGGTGCAGAACGCGGCGATGCCGCAGCAGCTCACGCTGGCGCCCGTGTCCTCCGGGGGGAACCCCACCGCGGGGGGAGGCGCCACGTTCACGCAGATCACGCCGCTGGCGCTCGGCGGCACGCCCATCACCCTCAACGCCGCGCAGCTGGCGTCGGGGACCGGTGTGCAGACGGTCAACATCGCTGGGCTCGGGGCGGCAGGGGTGCAGGTGCAAGGAGTGCCCCTGACCATCACCGGAGTACAAG GTCAACAACAGGGTCAGgagggggtcaaaggtcagccGGCCTCTGTGACGGTCACCGTGGGCAACATTGGGAGCACGGCGCTGAGCGCGGTCAGTCCGGAGCAGATGGGCCAAGTGCAGAGCCCGTCAGACCAGGAGGGGCAGCCCAGCAAGAGGCTACGCAGAGTCGCCTGCTCCTGCCCCAactgcagggatggagagggcag gaacaACAGTGACCCGTCTAAGAAGAAGCAGCACGTGTGCCACATGGAAGGCTGTGGGAAGGTGTACGGCAAGACGTCGCACCTGCGAGCTCACCTGCGCTGGCACACGGGCGAGCGTCCTTTCGTCTGCAACTGGATCTTCTGCGGCAAGCGCTTCACCCGCAGTGACGAGCTGCAGCGGCaccgacgcacacacacag GTGAGAAGAGGTTTGAGTGTCCGGAATGTTCAAAGCGGTTCATGAGAAGCGATCACCTGTCCAAGCACATCAAGACCCACCAGAACAAGAAGGGCGGCGCCGCGCTGGCCATCATCACCACAGAGGACATGGAGGACACGGGTGATGACGAGGTCCTCGGCTCGCCCAGGATGGTTACCGTGGCGTCCCTCTCCCAGGACTCCAACCCGGCCACGCCCACAACCTCCAACAACATGGAGGAGGAGTTTGAGTAG